TCCAAGCGTTACAGACGCAATTGTCTAGGATATATTTCCAGAAAGGTTTTCTGATAAATCTTGACTTGGGAGCGTGTCAGGTTTATCTGATAATTCTTGCTAAACCTCTTCTGAAAACAGAGTTGATTTTCCCATTTCATCGACAATTCCTCTCTGCGTCATAATTTGAGAAGTCAGCAGAGTCACCAGAGTGAGAAATGGGTGCTTTTATTATGCCTATGGCTAGGAAAAAAATCTGGCAATAAGATACAAATTTGACGAATACATAGATTAATTTTGTTGTCAATAGACAATTTTTCGAGATAGAGCAGGGGAGCAGTGATGTCAAGTTTGTATAAATACCAAAACTCTCCACCTGCGCTACATCAATCAAATTGAGGATAGTCATTCCATAAAGTTGTTATTTCGCGCAAACTTTGGTGATTTCCATTACCTAAAATTACATGATCTAGCAACGGAATACCCAATAACTGCGCTCCTGCTAATAATTGACGAGTCAATTCTATATCTTCTTGACTAGGTTCAATGTTCCCAGAAGGATGGTTGTGGGCGACTATTACTCGTGTTGCACCTTGACGAATTACTTCCCGAAAAATTTCTCGTGGCGAAGCTAGGGTTTCGGTAGCAGTACCAATGCTAATAACTTGTGTACCTAACAAACGATTTTTAACATCCAATAACAATACTGCAAAACGTTCTTGGGTTTGCCACATTAAATCTTGACTAAGCGCCGCCGCCGCCGCCATTGGACTATCAATTGCAGCGCCATCTGAAGGGCGGGAGAGAAAGGCACGTTTGCCTAGTTCGACAGCAGCTAAAATGCTGGTGGCTTTTGCTGGGCCGATACCAGGAACTTGCATTAATTCTGCTGGGGTAACTTCTCGTAAAACTGCCAATGGGTCACGTTGGTGTTTGCTTAATTCTTGTAAAAGATATTGTCCCAAACCCACTGCTGAGAGTTTTCCTGGCCCTTGACCAGTGCCTAAAAGAATTGCAATTAACTCCGCTGTTGCTAAAATTTTGGGGCCATGAGTCATCAAACGTTCACGCGGACGTTCATTTGTGGGGATGTCGGCAATTCTCA
This window of the Nostoc sp. HK-01 genome carries:
- the radC gene encoding DNA repair protein RadC, producing the protein MTYCLRIADIPTNERPRERLMTHGPKILATAELIAILLGTGQGPGKLSAVGLGQYLLQELSKHQRDPLAVLREVTPAELMQVPGIGPAKATSILAAVELGKRAFLSRPSDGAAIDSPMAAAAALSQDLMWQTQERFAVLLLDVKNRLLGTQVISIGTATETLASPREIFREVIRQGATRVIVAHNHPSGNIEPSQEDIELTRQLLAGAQLLGIPLLDHVILGNGNHQSLREITTLWNDYPQFD